A stretch of Candidatus Eremiobacteraceae bacterium DNA encodes these proteins:
- a CDS encoding sugar transferase, giving the protein MSATEHALPLTLSRAKPQPAPILYSRGWAVALVALDIVMLFAASAAGLAVAYRTWSPAVLWPHFAQASIIFVCIWLVLFERFGMYKRSFALSVKDEFYYTVAALILGVLPQLALYTLVPEIPISRLGLLASAGFAIVAVGGARALAHGLRNAVRAHRPRRIAIVGAGSRIGLVAESLNIIDGTEVLRLDVADIDATVKSINLGEDAPLDDIDWFRAAKAWGCDTLLLTEVLPPHVMPHILEVAAQRHIKVAFAPPRVQCHAYSLTLTTDGHQALIVPSQLRACTPSARLLKRLLDLSLAVPAAIVFLPIMALAALAIYLESGSPILFRQQRVGRGGKAFDILKFRSMKPDAESSTGPVWASERDDRTTRVGAFLRRTSIDELPQLFNVMFGQMSVVGPRPERPVFVNEFRRLLPRYDERHLVRPGITGWSQVNMRRVLQPTEAGEKLSYDLFYVEHWSLFMDMSVIFKTAVEFLFHRAA; this is encoded by the coding sequence TTGTCCGCCACTGAGCACGCACTGCCACTGACGCTGAGCCGCGCGAAACCGCAGCCGGCGCCGATCCTCTATTCTCGGGGTTGGGCGGTCGCGCTCGTCGCCCTCGACATCGTCATGCTGTTCGCCGCTTCTGCGGCAGGTCTCGCGGTCGCCTATCGGACGTGGAGCCCGGCGGTCCTTTGGCCGCACTTCGCGCAGGCGTCCATAATCTTCGTGTGCATCTGGCTCGTCTTGTTCGAGCGCTTCGGCATGTACAAGCGCTCGTTCGCGCTGTCGGTCAAAGACGAGTTCTACTACACGGTCGCGGCGCTCATCTTAGGCGTCCTCCCGCAGCTCGCGCTCTACACGCTCGTGCCGGAGATCCCGATCTCGCGCCTCGGACTGCTCGCCTCCGCCGGATTCGCGATCGTCGCCGTCGGCGGCGCCCGCGCGCTCGCTCACGGGTTGCGCAACGCCGTGCGCGCTCACCGTCCGCGCCGGATCGCGATCGTCGGCGCCGGATCGCGCATCGGGCTCGTCGCCGAGTCGCTCAATATCATCGACGGCACCGAAGTGCTGCGCCTCGACGTCGCCGACATAGACGCGACGGTCAAATCGATCAACCTCGGCGAAGACGCGCCGCTCGACGACATCGATTGGTTCAGAGCCGCCAAGGCTTGGGGCTGCGACACGCTGCTGCTCACCGAAGTGCTGCCGCCGCACGTCATGCCGCACATCCTCGAGGTCGCCGCGCAACGCCACATCAAGGTCGCGTTCGCGCCGCCTCGCGTCCAATGCCATGCGTACTCGCTGACGCTGACGACCGACGGCCATCAAGCGCTCATCGTGCCGTCGCAGCTGCGCGCGTGCACGCCCTCTGCGCGCTTGCTGAAGCGGCTCCTCGATCTCAGCCTCGCGGTGCCGGCCGCGATCGTCTTCCTTCCGATCATGGCGCTTGCGGCGCTCGCGATCTATCTCGAATCCGGTTCGCCGATCCTCTTCCGCCAGCAGCGCGTCGGACGCGGCGGCAAGGCGTTCGACATCCTGAAATTCCGGTCGATGAAGCCGGATGCCGAGTCGTCGACCGGCCCGGTGTGGGCGAGCGAACGCGACGATCGGACGACGAGAGTCGGCGCGTTCTTGCGCCGCACGAGCATCGACGAGCTGCCGCAGCTCTTCAACGTGATGTTCGGCCAGATGTCCGTCGTCGGTCCGCGGCCGGAGCGACCCGTCTTCGTCAATGAATTCCGCCGGTTGCTGCCGCGGTACGACGAGCGCCACCTCGTGCGGCCCGGCATCACCGGATGGTCGCAGGTGAACATGCGGCGCGTCCTCCAACCGACCGAGGCGGGCGAGAAGTTGAGCTACGATCTCTTCTACGTCGAGCACTGGTCGCTGTTCATGGACATGTCCGTCATCTTCAAAACGGCCGTCGAGTTCTTGTTCCACCGCGCGGCGTGA
- a CDS encoding asparagine synthase-related protein has product MTRDGYTPQSFVPGGAPGGLIAGAAAYATYPLTVVRAVGCAAVLEGAAYGEQPADVEAMLAGLARSFADDSGAARAQAETWAAKTDGDFVLLAIKDDGSSALIVNDRLGRLPLYMAARDGNAAIAREIKGVRAACGVGDVDRHALAQLLLFTFPLGFRTLHTHISRVPEASSAIIDRDGAIDVRQYYRWDFEALIGGGVAPDAPELAERFADRTAAIVDWGRGRNFVLGLSGGLDSRAVAAALTRARTPYASVTFTSRRKKAAEETDTSKQIASTLGIPWEAIVLAPPTWEDERAMAAMRDGTSNVALSFLAEYFRHLEQRFGPSALHFTGDGGDRALPDLLAEVPIADRERFLEYRLGNALWSVADAASLVCLSRDEVVDAIRSHFASYPERDASYHNARFMISDWAMNRLFCGEDRNRSFLWNATPFYAQSFFEAAMRAPLRRKRHYALYADVLRALDPRVVGIAKSNWGHAVDSPLVKLTAWRDSIGSRFALAAKRGMGSRSDGAHGDYGTAARNPDFAELAQRFDGPGFDRERLARIARRGLDKLQYNILATALLYMNGAWSQPQDLSAVRPV; this is encoded by the coding sequence ATGACGAGAGACGGGTACACGCCGCAGTCGTTCGTGCCGGGCGGCGCGCCAGGCGGTCTCATCGCCGGCGCGGCGGCGTACGCGACATACCCGCTAACGGTCGTAAGAGCCGTCGGCTGCGCCGCTGTCCTCGAAGGCGCGGCGTACGGCGAACAGCCAGCGGATGTCGAGGCGATGCTCGCCGGACTCGCTCGCTCGTTCGCAGACGATTCCGGTGCGGCGCGCGCGCAGGCCGAGACCTGGGCGGCTAAGACCGACGGCGATTTCGTCCTGCTCGCCATCAAGGACGACGGGTCGTCCGCGCTCATCGTCAACGACCGGCTCGGCAGACTACCTTTATATATGGCCGCGCGCGACGGCAACGCCGCGATCGCGCGCGAGATCAAAGGCGTGCGCGCCGCTTGCGGCGTGGGAGACGTCGATCGTCACGCACTCGCGCAGCTGCTGCTCTTCACGTTCCCGCTCGGTTTTCGGACGCTTCACACCCATATCTCGCGCGTGCCCGAGGCGTCGTCGGCGATCATCGACCGCGACGGCGCCATCGACGTCCGGCAATACTACCGTTGGGATTTCGAGGCGCTCATCGGCGGCGGCGTAGCTCCCGATGCGCCGGAACTCGCGGAACGATTCGCCGACCGTACCGCGGCGATCGTCGACTGGGGCCGCGGGCGCAACTTCGTCCTCGGGTTGAGCGGCGGGCTCGACAGCAGGGCTGTCGCTGCCGCGTTGACGCGCGCGAGGACGCCGTACGCGTCGGTCACGTTCACTTCACGACGGAAGAAGGCCGCCGAAGAGACCGATACGTCGAAACAGATCGCGAGCACGCTCGGGATCCCATGGGAAGCGATCGTCCTCGCGCCGCCGACTTGGGAAGACGAACGCGCCATGGCGGCGATGCGCGACGGCACGAGCAACGTCGCGCTTTCGTTCCTTGCGGAGTATTTCAGGCATCTCGAGCAGCGCTTCGGCCCCAGCGCGCTCCACTTCACCGGCGACGGCGGCGACCGCGCGTTGCCCGACCTGCTCGCCGAAGTCCCGATCGCCGACCGCGAGCGTTTCCTCGAGTACCGCCTGGGCAACGCGCTCTGGAGCGTCGCGGATGCGGCGTCGCTTGTCTGCTTGTCGCGCGATGAGGTCGTCGATGCGATCCGATCGCACTTCGCGTCGTATCCAGAGCGCGATGCCTCGTATCACAACGCGCGCTTCATGATCTCCGATTGGGCGATGAACCGCCTGTTCTGCGGCGAAGACCGCAACCGGTCGTTCTTGTGGAATGCGACGCCGTTCTACGCGCAGTCGTTCTTCGAAGCAGCGATGCGCGCGCCGTTGCGGCGCAAACGTCACTACGCGCTTTACGCCGACGTCCTGCGCGCCCTCGACCCTCGCGTCGTCGGGATCGCGAAATCGAACTGGGGTCACGCCGTCGATTCGCCGCTCGTGAAGCTGACCGCGTGGCGCGACTCCATCGGCTCGCGCTTCGCGCTTGCCGCGAAGCGGGGGATGGGATCGCGAAGTGATGGCGCTCACGGGGACTACGGCACCGCCGCGCGCAATCCGGATTTCGCCGAACTCGCTCAGCGATTCGACGGTCCAGGTTTCGATCGTGAGCGGCTTGCGAGAATAGCCCGGCGGGGTCTAGACAAGTTGCAATATAACATCTTGGCTACGGCGCTGCTCTACATGAACGGCGCTTGGAGTCAGCCGCAGGACCTTTCGGCGGTGCGTCCCGTCTGA
- a CDS encoding XrtA system polysaccharide deacetylase: protein MSAPGRPTSAFSVDVEDYFHVEAFSKDVPREAWTTYPSRVVRNTTTLLDLLDRYKVRGTFFVLGWVAQREPGLVREIRDRGHELGCHSMLHRLIYRLTPQEFEEDTKAAKDVIEQAAGREIAGYRAPTFSITPKSLWALDVLARCGFRFDSSIYPITHDNYGMPGSPRAPYAIAADAGAAGSARVAEFPISAFRLLGRDLPVAGGGYLRMLPWWYNRAGIDRILDEPRPAMVYVHPWEIDPEQPRIKSRLRSRLRHYTNLGGMQARLERLLERYAFAPVGEVLAKTPLADYRIDRERGALVATA from the coding sequence GTGAGCGCACCCGGGCGCCCGACGAGCGCGTTTTCAGTCGACGTGGAGGACTACTTCCACGTCGAAGCGTTTTCAAAGGACGTACCGCGCGAAGCTTGGACGACGTACCCGTCGCGCGTCGTGCGCAACACGACGACGCTTCTCGATCTGCTCGACCGCTATAAAGTCCGCGGCACGTTCTTCGTCCTCGGCTGGGTGGCGCAGCGCGAACCCGGCCTCGTGCGCGAGATCCGAGATCGCGGTCACGAGCTCGGCTGCCACAGCATGCTGCACCGGCTCATCTATCGGCTGACCCCGCAGGAGTTCGAAGAAGACACGAAAGCGGCGAAGGACGTGATCGAACAGGCGGCAGGCCGGGAGATCGCCGGTTATCGTGCGCCGACGTTCTCGATCACGCCGAAGTCGCTTTGGGCGCTCGACGTGCTCGCGCGCTGCGGCTTCCGATTCGACTCGAGCATCTACCCGATCACGCACGACAACTACGGAATGCCTGGCTCGCCGCGCGCGCCGTACGCCATCGCGGCGGACGCGGGCGCCGCCGGCAGCGCACGCGTCGCCGAATTCCCGATATCCGCGTTTCGCTTGCTCGGCCGCGACCTGCCGGTCGCCGGCGGCGGCTATCTGCGAATGCTGCCGTGGTGGTACAACCGAGCCGGCATCGACCGGATTCTCGACGAGCCGCGCCCCGCGATGGTGTACGTCCATCCGTGGGAGATCGATCCCGAGCAGCCGCGTATCAAGTCGCGGCTTCGCTCGCGACTTAGGCACTACACGAACCTCGGCGGCATGCAGGCTCGGCTCGAACGTTTGTTGGAACGATATGCGTTCGCGCCGGTCGGCGAGGTCCTCGCTAAGACGCCGCTAGCCGACTACAGGATCGATCGCGAGCGCGGTGCGCTCGTCGCCACCGCCTGA